CGACAAGGGCGTGCCGCAGCCGGAACTGCTGGAAAGCTGGGAAATCGGCGCCGAAGCCAAGGAATGGACCTTCAACGTCCGCAAGGGCATCACCTTCCACAACGGGAAGGAAATGACCGCCGACGACGTGATCTACTCCCTCTCCCTGCATCTCGGCGAGAACAGCAAGTCGGCCGCAGCCGGCGGCCTCAAGCATGTCGCCGAGGTCAAGAAGCTCGGCACGCACCAGATCAAGGTCGTGCTCTCCGCCTCCGACGTCGACCTCCACTACGCGCTTGCCGACTATCACCTGCTGGTCGTGCCGGAAGGCTTTGCCGATTGGGCCAAGCCCGTCGGCACCGGCGCCTTCACCGTCGAGAGCTTCGACCCGGGCGTGCGCTGCGTGCTGCGCAATGTCGGCAACTACTGGAAGACGGATCGCGGCAATGTCGAGCGTATCGAGATTACCGTCGTCAACGACATCGTCCAGCGCATGAATGCCCTCGTTGCCGGCCAGGTCGACGTGATCAACGACGTCGACAAGCGCGCCGTCGATCTCTTCCGCAACGCGCCGGGTATCGAACTGGTGCAGGCCCCGGGCGGCTGGCACACCATCATGGCGATGCAGATCGACGCCGCGCCGTTCAACAATGCCGATTTCCGCCTCGCGCTGAAATATGCCTGCGACCGCGAGCAGATCCTGAACACGCTGTTCAACGGCTTCGGCCGTATCGGCAACGACCATCCGATCCCCGTTTCCGACCCCTATTTCAATGCTGCCCTTCCGCAGCGGGCCTTCGACCTCGACAAGGCGAAGTTCCACCTGAAGAAGTCGGGCCTCGGTGACACGGCCATCACGCTTTCGGCCTCCGACGCCGCCTATGTCGGCGCCGTCGACATGAGCGTGCTCTTCCAGGCCTCGGCTGCGAAGGCTGGCATCACCGTGGACGTGAAGAAGGAACCGCATGACGGCTTCTGGAGCAATGTCTGGCTGAAGGCGCCGTTCTGCACCTCCTACTGGGCCGGCCGCGCTTCCGCCACGGACATGCTCGCCTCCGCCTACTATTCCGGCGCGAACTGGAACGAGACGCACTGGAAGAACGACAGTTTCGACCAGCTCCTGAAGGCGGCCAAGGCCGAGGTGGACGAGGCCAAGCGCAAGACGATCATCGGCGACATGCAGACCATGCTGTCCGATGACGGCGGCGCCCTCATCCCCGTCTTCTCCGACTGGCTGGACGCGCATCGCGCGCATGTGAAGGGGCACACGCCGCACACGCAGTTCGACCTCAACAATGGCCGTCTTTGCGAGAAGGTCTGGCTCGACGCCTGATCCGGCCGGGCTCGAAAGCAACGACAGGGGGGAATTGTGTTCAATCTCGTGGCAAGGCGAACAGCGCTCGGGCTGATGACCTTATGGGCCGCATCCGTGCTGATCTTCGCCGGCACCCAGATCCTTCCCGGGGATCTGGCGCAGGCGGTGCTGCAGAACAATGCGACCCCCGAAACCGTCGCGGCGCTGCGCCAGGAGCTGGGCCTCGATCGCCCGGCCGTGGAACGGTATGCCGAATGGCTCGGCAATGCGCTGCACGGCGATCTCGGCACGTCCCTCGTCAACCGGCGGGACGTCGCCGAGGATCTGGCGCCCCGCCTCTACAACACGCTGTTCCTGGCGCTCTATGCCGCGGCCATCGCCGTCCCGCTTGCCGTGGGCCTCGGCGTCGCCGCCGCGGCATGGCAGGGCAGCCTCTTCGACAGCACGGCCAATGCGACAACCCTGCTCGCCATCTCGCTGCCGGAATATTTCCTCGGCTACCTCCTGATCAAATGGGCGGCCGTGCAGTGGGGTCTCTTCCCGGTTCTGGCCAGCGTGACGCCCGAGACCTCGCTGGTCGAGCGGCTCTACATGACCTTCCTGCCCATGCTGACGCTGGTGCTCGTCATCGTCGCGCATATGATGCGCATGACGCGCGCAT
This genomic stretch from Roseateles sp. XES5 harbors:
- a CDS encoding ABC transporter substrate-binding protein; translation: MKLIGQQSRRDFMKTAAAFGLSAAATPLLARSAFAQETPKKGGTLRIGMRGGSTTDTLNPTSYSNAVPLLVGYAVMNGLIEIDDKGVPQPELLESWEIGAEAKEWTFNVRKGITFHNGKEMTADDVIYSLSLHLGENSKSAAAGGLKHVAEVKKLGTHQIKVVLSASDVDLHYALADYHLLVVPEGFADWAKPVGTGAFTVESFDPGVRCVLRNVGNYWKTDRGNVERIEITVVNDIVQRMNALVAGQVDVINDVDKRAVDLFRNAPGIELVQAPGGWHTIMAMQIDAAPFNNADFRLALKYACDREQILNTLFNGFGRIGNDHPIPVSDPYFNAALPQRAFDLDKAKFHLKKSGLGDTAITLSASDAAYVGAVDMSVLFQASAAKAGITVDVKKEPHDGFWSNVWLKAPFCTSYWAGRASATDMLASAYYSGANWNETHWKNDSFDQLLKAAKAEVDEAKRKTIIGDMQTMLSDDGGALIPVFSDWLDAHRAHVKGHTPHTQFDLNNGRLCEKVWLDA
- a CDS encoding ABC transporter permease, coding for MTLWAASVLIFAGTQILPGDLAQAVLQNNATPETVAALRQELGLDRPAVERYAEWLGNALHGDLGTSLVNRRDVAEDLAPRLYNTLFLALYAAAIAVPLAVGLGVAAAAWQGSLFDSTANATTLLAISLPEYFLGYLLIKWAAVQWGLFPVLASVTPETSLVERLYMTFLPMLTLVLVIVAHMMRMTRASVISVMSSPYIEMALLKGLPKWRVVVEHALPNALAPIINVIALNLAYLIVGVVVIEVVFVYPGLGQSMVDAVSKRDVPVVQACGLIFATVFITLNMVADILAIVSNPRLRHPR